In Williamsia phyllosphaerae, the DNA window TCGCGCAGTGCCTCGCCCTGGTCCCCGGGGTGTCCCGTTCGGGCGCGACCGCCAGCGCCGGGTTGTTCCTCGGTCTGCAACGCGAGGCGGCGGTGCGGTTCTCCTTCCTGTTGGCGATCCCTGCGGTGACCGCCTCGGGGTTGTTCAGCCTGCCGGACGCGTTCTCTCCCAGCGGCGAGGGACTCGAGGCGAGTGGCGTGCAACTGCTGGTCGCGACGCTCATCGCGTTCGTCATCGGCTACGCCTCGATCGCCTGGTTGCTGCGTTTCGTGGCCAAGCACTCGTTGAACTGGTTTGTCGGATATCGGGTCGTCGTCGGCCTGATCGTCCTCGGACTGCTGGCGGGCGGGGTGGTCAGCGCGACCTGATCGCCCCCGAGCGGACGCATAAGGTGAACGTGTGACTGTCATCCTGCTCCGCCACGGACGCTCGACCGCGAACACCTCGGGCGTGCTCGCCGGTCGCAGCATCGGGGTCGACCTCGACGACACCGGGCGTACGCAGGCACAGTCCCTGATCGACCGACTGTCCGAGGTCGCGACATTGGCCGCCGTGGTCCGCTCACCGCTGCAACGCTGCGAGCAGACCGTCGCGCCGCTGGTCGCCGACCGCGGACTCACCGAGATCGTCGACGACCGCCTCGTCGAGGTGGACTACGGGCAGTGGACCGGTCGCCCGATCAAGGACCTGCTGGGTGAGGACATGTGGAAGACGGTGCAGCAGCAACCGTCCGCCGCGATCTTCCCCGACGGTGAGGGCCTGGCCCACGTGCAGAGTCGCGCCGTGGCCGCCATCCGCGAACTCGACGCCGTGTACGGCGGGCCGGACGGCAGTGGTGTCTGGGTGGCCTGCTCGCACGGCGACGTCATCAAATCGATCCTCGCCGACGCCATGGGAATGCACCTGGACTCGTTCCAGCGGATAGTGGTGGAACCCGCCTCGATCAGCATCATCAGGTACAGCCCGTCCCGGCCGTACGTGCACACGGTGAACTCGACGGGTGTGAAGCCGTCCTTCCCCGCCCCACCGCCCCCGACCACGGACGCCTCGGCGGATCAGGGCTCGTCCGACGACGCGGTCATCGGCGGGTCGACCGGGGCGCCCGCCGCACCGACGGGCGGACACGCACCGCACTGACCACACCGGTCGGGTCTTTCGACCCATCGGGCAGTATTGAGACAACAGCTTGGAGGAGGTGCCATGCCCAGAGCGATACACGTGTTCCGCAGCCCGGATCGATTCGTCGCGGGGACCGTCGGCGCACCCGGCGACCGGACGTTCTATCTGCAGGCCACCCATGAGGCCCGCATCGTCAGCGTGATGTTGGAGAAGCAGCAGGTCCAGATCCTGGCCGACCGCATCGGCGCGCTGCTCGAGGAGATCCACCGCCGGTTCGGCACGCCGTTGCCGCCGGAGACCGATCGGGTCGAGGATCTCAGCCCGTTGCAGATGCCGGTCGACGCCGAGTTCCGGGTCGGGACCATGGGGTTGGGCTGGGACGCCGAGGCCGAGGCCGTCGTGGTGGAGCTGTTGGCCATCACCGAGGGCGAGTTCGACGAGAGCGTCGTCCTCGACGACACCGACGAGGGCCCCGACGCGGTGCGCGTCTTCCTGAGCACCGCGGCCGCACGGGAGTTCGCCGCCCGGTCGACCCGTGTCATCTCCGCGGGCCGTGAGCCGTGTCCGCTGTGCGCCGAACCGCTCGATCCGGCGGGCCACGTGTGTGTGCGCACCAACGGCTACAAGCGCGACGTCGCGATCGACAAGTCCATCGAGTTCGTCGACCCGATCGTCTTCGACGACCCCACGCTGCGCGCCGCGTTGGAGGACGCCGAGGACGACGACCCCTCCGACGACGACGATCCCGACTCCGATCGGTCCTGACCCGATGCCGCCCAGCGCTTCCGCGTCGGAGTCGCCCGAACCCGGGCGGGCTGTGGAGGTCGCGGAGATCCTGAGCGCCGGGGAACTCGAGCTCATCGGTCAGGTCCGCGGCGCGAGCAACGCCACGCTGGTCTGCGAGGCCGTCCTCGGTGACGACACCGTCCGCTGCGTCTACAAGCCGGTCCGCGGTGAGCAACCCCTGTGGGACTTCCCGGACGGCACCCTCGCCGGTCGCGAGATCTCGTCGTTCCTGGTCTCCGATGCGCTCGGATGGTCGGTCATCCCGGTCACGGTGCTGCGTGACGGTCAGTTCGGTCCGGGCATGGTGCAGCGTTGGATCGACACGCCCGAACCGAGCGACAGCGTCCCCGAGCACCTCGACCTCGTCGACCTCTGTCCCAGTGGCGCCATCCCGGACAACTTTCGCCGGATCATCGACGCGTACGACGCGCTCGGCGAAGAGGTGACACTGGTGCACGCCGACGACCCCCGCCTGCAGCGGATGGCGGTGCTCGACCTGCTGATCAACAACGCCGACCGCAAGGGCGGACACGTCCTGGAGGGCTGCGACGGCGAGGTGTACGGCGTCGACCACGGGATCTGCATGCACACCGAGGACAAGCTGCGCACCGTCCTGTGGGGGTGGGCCGGGGAGGCCATCCCCGCGCACCTCGTCGCCGACATCGACACCCTGCTGAGCACCCTGACCACGCCCACCTCGGTGCTGTCGGAGACGTTGCCGTCGCTGATCACGCCCGCGGAGATCGTCGCACTGCACGATCGGGCGCGCGACCTGGTCCGCAAGCCGGTCATGCCGACACCCGCGCGGTCGCGGCCGATACCGTGGCCGGCCTTCTAGACCCGACCCGTTCGGGGACGTCGCAGGTGAGGGGGCGGATGCTCGCCCCCGACCACCTCGCCCATATGGTGGACCGATGCAGTCGTGGTCAGATGTCGCGGTCCCTCCGCTCGCCGGGCAGGGCCCGCAACTCAGGCTCTACGACACCTCCGATCAACAGGTTCGGCCGGTCACACCCGGCCCGGTCGCGACGATGTACGTCTGCGGCATCACCCCGTACGACGCAACCCATCTGGGCCACGCCGCGACCTACGTGACGTTCGATCTGGTCAACCGGATCTGGCGCGACCTGGGCCACGAGGTCAACTACGTGCAGAACGTCACCGACGTCGACGACCCGCTGTTCGAGCGGGCCGACCGCGACGGTATCGACTGGCGCGATCTGGGACGCCGTGAGACGCAGCTGTTCTGCGACGACATGGCGGCGCTGCGGGTGCTGCCGCCGCGCGACTACATCGGCGCCGTGGAATCGATCGACGAGGTCGTCGAGGTCGTCGGCAAGCTCCTCGACTCCGGCGCGGCCTACATCGTCGACGACGCAACCCATCCCGACATCTACTTCCGCGCCGACGCCACCGAGCAGTTCGGCTACGAGTCGAACTACGACCGCGCGACGATGGATGAGTTCTTCGCCGAGCGCGGCGGCGACCCCGACCGGGCGGGTAAACGAGATCCGCTCGACGCCCTGATCTGGAGGGCGGCCCGCGACGGCGAACCGTCCTGGCCGTCGCCGCACGGCCCCGGACGTCCGGGATGGCACATCGAGTGCGCCGCAATCGCTCTCAACCGCCTGGGTGCGCCGTTCGACGTACAGGGTGGTGGCAGCGACCTGATCTTCCCGCACCACGAGTTCTCGGCCGCCCACGGCGAGGCGTTGACCGGCGAGCGCCGGTTCGCCAACCACTACGTCCACACCGGGATGATCGGCCTGGACGGCGAGAAGATGTCCAAGAGCCGGGGCAACCTGGTGTTCGTCTCGAAATTGCGGGCCGCCGGGGTCGACCCGAACGCGATCCGTCTGGCCCTGATCGCGGAGCACTACCGATCCGACCGGATGTGGACCGACACCACCCTCGACGAGGCGAGCGCGCGTCTGGCCCGGTGGCGGGACGCGATCGGCCGCGCCACCGCTCCCGATGCCACCGACACCATCGCCCGGGTCCGTCAGCACCTGGCCGACGACCTCGACACCCCGAAAGCGATTGCCGCGCTCGATGCCTGGGCGTCGGACGCCATCGGTGGCCTGGGGTCGGCAACCGACGCCGGCGCCGACATCGCGACCGCAGTCGACAGCCTGCTCGGCATCGTCCTGTAGACGCTGGCCGCCCGTCCCCGACCGATCCGGTGGTGAGCGTGCCTCACGTCCGGATGCGTGGGTAGAGTTCCCGCTGTGGCGAACACGCAGGAGATCGAGCCCGACACCACCGACGGCGTCTGGACGGTGGTCACCCGGACGTCCACCTACCTCCTCGATTTCGAGGAGATGACCCTGCTCCGCGCTCCGGGTGTGGGCGGGAGCACCGACGACAC includes these proteins:
- a CDS encoding DUF3090 domain-containing protein, encoding MPRAIHVFRSPDRFVAGTVGAPGDRTFYLQATHEARIVSVMLEKQQVQILADRIGALLEEIHRRFGTPLPPETDRVEDLSPLQMPVDAEFRVGTMGLGWDAEAEAVVVELLAITEGEFDESVVLDDTDEGPDAVRVFLSTAAAREFAARSTRVISAGREPCPLCAEPLDPAGHVCVRTNGYKRDVAIDKSIEFVDPIVFDDPTLRAALEDAEDDDPSDDDDPDSDRS
- the mshC gene encoding cysteine--1-D-myo-inosityl 2-amino-2-deoxy-alpha-D-glucopyranoside ligase translates to MQSWSDVAVPPLAGQGPQLRLYDTSDQQVRPVTPGPVATMYVCGITPYDATHLGHAATYVTFDLVNRIWRDLGHEVNYVQNVTDVDDPLFERADRDGIDWRDLGRRETQLFCDDMAALRVLPPRDYIGAVESIDEVVEVVGKLLDSGAAYIVDDATHPDIYFRADATEQFGYESNYDRATMDEFFAERGGDPDRAGKRDPLDALIWRAARDGEPSWPSPHGPGRPGWHIECAAIALNRLGAPFDVQGGGSDLIFPHHEFSAAHGEALTGERRFANHYVHTGMIGLDGEKMSKSRGNLVFVSKLRAAGVDPNAIRLALIAEHYRSDRMWTDTTLDEASARLARWRDAIGRATAPDATDTIARVRQHLADDLDTPKAIAALDAWASDAIGGLGSATDAGADIATAVDSLLGIVL
- a CDS encoding SCO1664 family protein, which encodes MPPSASASESPEPGRAVEVAEILSAGELELIGQVRGASNATLVCEAVLGDDTVRCVYKPVRGEQPLWDFPDGTLAGREISSFLVSDALGWSVIPVTVLRDGQFGPGMVQRWIDTPEPSDSVPEHLDLVDLCPSGAIPDNFRRIIDAYDALGEEVTLVHADDPRLQRMAVLDLLINNADRKGGHVLEGCDGEVYGVDHGICMHTEDKLRTVLWGWAGEAIPAHLVADIDTLLSTLTTPTSVLSETLPSLITPAEIVALHDRARDLVRKPVMPTPARSRPIPWPAF
- a CDS encoding histidine phosphatase family protein → MTVILLRHGRSTANTSGVLAGRSIGVDLDDTGRTQAQSLIDRLSEVATLAAVVRSPLQRCEQTVAPLVADRGLTEIVDDRLVEVDYGQWTGRPIKDLLGEDMWKTVQQQPSAAIFPDGEGLAHVQSRAVAAIRELDAVYGGPDGSGVWVACSHGDVIKSILADAMGMHLDSFQRIVVEPASISIIRYSPSRPYVHTVNSTGVKPSFPAPPPPTTDASADQGSSDDAVIGGSTGAPAAPTGGHAPH